TCGTGTTGACATCTTTCAGTATCCTCTCGCGGATCGGTGGGGATTGAAGCGTAGCCCCGACCTGCCTATTGGTGGACCAATAGTAGCTGCTTTCAGTATCCTCTCGCGGATCGGTGGGGATTGAAGCTTAGGGTTGTATGATTGAGCTTATGTTGAGTACACCCTTCTTTCAGTATCCTCTCGCGGATCGGTGGGGATTGAAGCGTTGAGAAGCTGTATCCCGTCTACCCGTATATCCAGCTTTCAGTATCCTCTCGCGGATCGGTGGGGATTGAAGCATTCATGACTTGCGCTATCATCCCTTGGCGTTCTCGGCTTTCAGTATCCTCTCGCGGATCGGTGGGGATTGAAGCCTGTCGCCTAGGGTTCGGGATGCGGGGCTGGCTTTTGCCTTTCAGTATCCTCTCGCGGATCGGTGGGGATTGAAGCCATCGGCTCGACTTCTACTGGGTCAGCCCTTATAGCCTTTCAGTATCCTCTCGCGGATCGGTGGGGATTGAAGCCGCCCACGCTTAACCACGATTTCAGGTCATAAATGCCTCGCACTGCCCAAAACGAGGCTCTACCAGCCCCTTGGAGCCTCCTTTCGCGGCTTCGTTTGTTCATGTGCAACGCTCCTAAACCTTCCCTTCGCAAACCTCTTTTTGCTCCAAAACAGGCTAGGTTTGCGAACATTTTTATGATACGTCATTACAAAATCGCCGGAACTCGCAGTTTACACATTTCGCCCGCTGCGCCGCTGGCTCCGGCATCCGCTCTGCCGCAATCATCGCCCGTATCTCTTCCACCACGGATCGAGCCTGTTCTCGCAGCCGAGTTGTCATCTTCACCTCTTCCGCCTGGCGAATCCGAATCGAATAGAGAAACCCTCGTCGAACCGCCGGCCATTCATTCGCCTCCAATAGCATGGCATAAATTGCCAGCTGAATCCGATGATTCGGCAGGTAACTTGCTGTGTTCAGCTTGTATTCTACCGGGATCGTCTCATCTGTCAAGCGCAAAACAAGATCTACTCGCCCGCTCACCCCTAACCCCTCATCGGCCAACTCCACCCGCAGATGCCGCTCGGCCTCCTCTAGCCCATAGCGACGCAAGCTTCGCCGTACCTCGCGCAGTTCCTCCTCCTCATGCGCTAA
This DNA window, taken from Anaerolineae bacterium, encodes the following:
- the cas4 gene encoding CRISPR-associated protein Cas4 encodes the protein MSTLWLLHAQDLKQWVYCPRIVYFNYFMPSLRPETYLMEEGRLAHEEEELREVRRSLRRYGLEEAERHLRVELADEGLGVSGRVDLVLRLTDETIPVEYKLNTASYLPNHRIQLAIYAMLLEANEWPAVRRGFLYSIRIRQAEEVKMTTRLREQARSVVEEIRAMIAAERMPEPAAQRAKCVNCEFRRFCNDVS